DNA sequence from the Leopardus geoffroyi isolate Oge1 chromosome A3, O.geoffroyi_Oge1_pat1.0, whole genome shotgun sequence genome:
CATGACAGCAGTTGAGCTGTGAGGCTCCTGTATGAAGCACTGTGGGTCCAAGCCTGGGTGGGAGATGGCAGAGACGACAGGCAGGGATGTGTTCTCATGTGACTGTTATGCTGGTGAGGACAGGCCAACGGCCCCCAAGTTCATAAGTGAAATGGTGGAAAGTTGGGGCAAGAGCTGCACGTGTGGGGGCCCAGGGCTGAGGGGAGGTGAGAGGTATGgggagtggtcagggaaggcatcTAAATGACGGGTACTCCTGGAAGGACCCAGTCACATGGAGGGTGAGGATAAGGAGGGCAGGCAGCTGTGGAGAGGACCCTAGAGGAACAAGCAACAAGTGTCCCTGGGGATGGCCTGAAATTCCAGGGACTGGATTTGCTATGAAAGAGGTGCAGAGAGGCAGGAGTGCAGTGTGAAGTGGGACTAGGGGCACCTTCAGGGCCCCAGGTGAAGACTTGGGATGTTATCCTTGGAGTTCTGGAGACCTATGGAAGGGGCTCTCTCAGAGTCTCCACAGCCACTGGGATGCAGTGGTCACTGGGGAATGGAAGAAGTGCTGGCTTCTGTATCTGTTGGAGGTTGATGTGGAGTGCACACTGGTATGAGGGTGTGAAAGAGGCTCAAAGACGGACCCTGGGTGTTTTCCCAGAACACATGGGTGTGCAGTGATTCTATCAACTGAAAAGACACAGCAGGTTTGGAGGAGACACAAATAGATCTGGGAATTTAGGATTCCTGAAACAGCCCAGGCAGAAGAAGGTCTTGTGTTACAGAGCCTTAAAAGTGAGAAAGAGGTTGGGTCTGATAGAAATGTGTCATTAGTCTCTGTTGGGAAAACCTTTCCCACTGCTGTTTATTCTTACCATTTTGTGCTTTCTTTGGACAGAATACATACTGCTGTCCAGAACTCATTCTGTCCATGCCCAGATTCTGGTCCCTGCATGAACTGTCCTGAGCCAGGATAGCCTACCATGCCAGCAGGGCTCTGATGGAGAGGGTCTCACTTCTTCACCACATTCCTGAAGACAGCCCATACACACAGCCCACCAGATTCCTTcagtctttctcatttccttaccCTCCGCCTCTTCCTTAGACAGCATCCGGCCCTGGACACCTGGAGGCTGCAGGAGCTCCTTGGGCATAGAGACCACAGTTGCTGCTTCAGCCCCTGTGCCCTGTCCCAgctcaggttctggtgaacatgCAAGTGGGGCTggtggtgcatgtgtgtgtgtgtgtgtgtgtgtgtgtgtgtgtgtgtgttggtggtgtGTGTCATGTTGATGGTACATGTCTAGGTATGAGTGGGTATCATGTGTCAGCTGTAAGAACTGAGTCTCAAATGAAGTCAGCTTTCTAGACAATTCCAAATCAGTCCACTGAGAGGCAGAGTCCTCCTTATGGTGAATTCTGACTATATTTCTATGTTTgagttcttcctcttttttttttttttttacttaaaaattttaatgtttatttttgagagagagagagacagggaaagagagagagagagagagagagaacaagtgggagtgggaggcagagagtgagacagagatacagaatcccaagcaggctccaggctctgaactgtcagcacagagcccaacacagggctcaaacccatgaagtgggagatcatgacctgagccgaagttggacacttaactgactgagccaaccaggtgctcctgTTTGAGTTCTTCTTATGCTTTTGTGGATTTGTttctatttaacaaaataaaataataacttttaataatTCCTGATAGAAGCCTAACAAACACATGGAACAACACTGCTTTGTAAATATCCACCTTAATGAACGTTAGCAAGGAGAGCCTTTCTGTATAGCCAGTTCCCACatgaagagaggcagagcattCCCAGCCCCCAGGACCCTCTATGTCCCCATCTAGATGCTGTCCCAAAAGGAATTGGCAAGCTCTGATGGATGATCAGTGTACTAACACACCTGTTATCCTACTGTCCAGAGAAGGACTCACTGGTGTGCTCACATTGTGTCTGGCTGATGCTGTGTAGGTGTCCAATGAGAGATGGGTGGTGCTGTCAGTGTTGCTGCAGACcatgcaggctccctgctgtgcAGTCTTCCATCCTGTGCATTCATGGTGCTGTGAATGTGACTAAAAGCTACAGGTCATCAGGAAGAGTGCTACAGGGAAGATTCTAGTGCATGTATATATGGACATCTTCTtataagaaaaaagggaaaatgaagaggaaaaggtgaaataaaaaatcaattaaaattagaaaaataagagtcATTACACATACATAGGTCCTTATTCATTCACATATGCACATTCAcagtttttgcctgttttccttatggttttctgtttttctcattaatGCAAAGTATTTCACTGCAGTTTCTACAATTTGTTCTTAACAGCAGTTTACTTTGATATATTTAATGGAGTTGGAGTTGGGCCAAACCATTTGCTCAAAACAGGATGAAGACCTGGAAAACTGTCCCTTACAAGAAGGCCCGAGAGAGAAAAAGGTTTGAGAATATGATGAACATTCACATAAAGGAGGGTTGATGGGAGGAGGCTTAGGGAAATTGTCAGGGATGGTCATGGGCCAGAATGAGAGTCTGACTCCTCTCCCCAGGTCCCAGGGCTTCTCATTGAAGGGGGATGTGGTCATTCCAGGCAGACAAGAGCTGCTCCTAGAAGGGTAGCGAGCTGAGCCCTGTACTTACAGCTGGCCTCTATAGTAGCCTTCTTGTGTTATCATCTATGAGCTGATCTTATTCAGGAGACTTGGACCCCAGGCATGAGCCTCAGTCAGGATGATGTTCAGCCAGGATGGGTGCTTATCTCGGTACTCCCATCCCAGACTTGGGGGTAGCATCCTTTCAGGGTAGGTTTGCAGCTGCTGCTGAGTGTTGGCAGCACTAGATGGACCACCTCCTGGGCAGTCTGCTGGCTCCCTAAGAACtcaggggggcgggggcgggtgcTTAAGGCAGCATAATCTGCACTGACAAGACTCTGAAAGGGCAAGTAATGGTCCCACCACATGCCCTCTCAGGAACCCTTGTTTCACATGTGCAGATTCAGCAACCCCTGCCCATCATTCTGGTGGAATCTTAAGCTCCTCAAATCCTACCCCAGGTCActgtttgttttggcttttcatCTTTTGTAGTTTTTCATGCACCTTGAACTCTTATTCAGTCCTTCATGCTAAATGTTCTCCATGTGTGAAACTGTTCTAATctcataattactttttttagGTGGATTGCACCTTTGTTGTGGATATCAGACCATGGCTTTCCCAGTTCTCCCTCCTGAACAGCACCTGTGTGCAGAAATAGGCTGGGAAGGGGCCCCTGGCTCTTCATGCAAAAGATCCTTTTCCTCCAGAGAGCAACAGTCTGTATGTAGTCCCAGGTCTGTTCAGCACCAGGAGAAT
Encoded proteins:
- the LOC123580577 gene encoding probable cystatin-15 isoform X1, whose amino-acid sequence is MLLKAPLLLGLITLVSHVCSSDFVDISKRNNHFALCVEFAVFHFNQVYPDEYAYKLLWVRRSQRKQFTLIYLMELELGQTICSKQDEDLENCPLQEGPREKKVDCTFVVDIRPWLSQFSLLNSTCVQK